A genomic stretch from Actinomycetota bacterium includes:
- the otsB gene encoding trehalose-phosphatase produces MDVAEQIELLRRERSETGIFLDFDGTLAPIVEDREAAAIVQGGPEVLTALARIFPIVAFISGRGAADLYPRVGAEGPRYFGLYGAEEMTPAGLIQAPKAAEWRKSVELMSAQAVELIRAHELTGCEAENKDLALSLHYRNSAYSEAPEPLAAWAREAAATYGFVLGTGRMVLELKPESVSKAETFVRLAGESGVKNALIAGDDAADVEMMRRSVGVVPGVLVRVGVVSAEAPAGMLENSDLQVKSPRGVVEMLERLL; encoded by the coding sequence ATGGACGTCGCCGAGCAGATCGAGCTGCTGCGCCGGGAGCGAAGCGAAACCGGCATCTTCCTCGACTTCGACGGAACGCTGGCCCCCATCGTCGAGGACCGTGAGGCCGCGGCGATAGTTCAAGGTGGTCCGGAGGTGCTGACGGCCCTCGCCCGAATCTTCCCGATAGTCGCATTCATCTCCGGAAGGGGCGCCGCCGACCTGTATCCCCGGGTCGGAGCCGAGGGCCCTCGGTACTTCGGGCTCTATGGGGCCGAGGAGATGACTCCGGCCGGGTTGATCCAGGCGCCGAAGGCGGCCGAGTGGAGAAAATCGGTGGAGTTGATGTCGGCGCAGGCGGTCGAGCTGATCCGGGCCCATGAGCTGACCGGCTGTGAGGCCGAGAACAAGGACCTGGCGCTTTCGCTGCACTACCGCAACTCCGCCTACTCCGAAGCGCCCGAACCGCTGGCCGCCTGGGCCAGGGAGGCCGCCGCCACCTACGGGTTCGTGCTCGGCACCGGCAGGATGGTGCTGGAACTCAAGCCGGAGTCGGTGTCGAAGGCGGAGACCTTCGTCCGCCTGGCGGGCGAGTCGGGGGTCAAGAACGCCCTGATCGCAGGCGACGACGCCGCCGATGTCGAGATGATGCGCCGCTCGGTCGGCGTGGTCCCCGGCGTTCTGGTGCGGGTCGGCGTGGTGTCGGCGGAGGCCCCCGCCGGAATGCTGGAGAACTCCGACCTGCAGGTGAAGTCGCCCCGGGGGGTCGTCGAGATGCTGGAGCGGCTCCTCTAA